CCGGGACGCCTCGCCACCGCCGCCGCGAGCTGCTCGAGGACGTCGGCGTGCTGCGGGACGCTCCAGTGCATCGGCACGGCCGGATCCTATGACCCGGGCGGCGGGGCTGACCGGGTTAGCGCCAAATACGCTCGGGTGTCATGCAGAACGAATGGGCCGTCTGTGTGTACTGCGCCTCGGGGCCCACACATCCTGAACTGTTGGATCTGGCCACCCGGCTGGGCCGGGGGATTGCCGACCGGAACTGGACGCTGGTGTCGGGCGGCGGCAACGTCTCGGCGATGGGAGCGGTGGCCGCGGCGGCGCGCTCGCGCGGTGGCCGCACCGTGGGGGTGATTCCGAAGGCGCTCGTGCACCGCGAGGTCGCCGACGTCGAGGCCGACGACCTGATCGTCACCGACACCATGCGTCAGCGCAAACAGGTCATGGAGGACCACGCCGACGCCTTCATCACGCTGCCAGGCGGCATCGGCACGCTCGAGGAGATGTTCGAGACCTGGACCGCCGGCTATCTGGGCATGCACACCAAACCCGTGGTGCTGCTCGACCCGGACGGGCA
The DNA window shown above is from Mycolicibacterium confluentis and carries:
- a CDS encoding LOG family protein, with amino-acid sequence MQNEWAVCVYCASGPTHPELLDLATRLGRGIADRNWTLVSGGGNVSAMGAVAAAARSRGGRTVGVIPKALVHREVADVEADDLIVTDTMRQRKQVMEDHADAFITLPGGIGTLEEMFETWTAGYLGMHTKPVVLLDPDGHYDGLLSWLDGLLATGFVAQAALDRLLVVRDIDAALDLCAPRPIPPVSSPG